A region of Candidatus Tanganyikabacteria bacterium DNA encodes the following proteins:
- a CDS encoding helix-turn-helix domain-containing protein, whose product MAKLLTVDEIADELSVSRNRVYDLAAAGLIPVVRLGRLLRFDPDQIAEWKRDGGSRWPPARSTR is encoded by the coding sequence ATGGCCAAACTCCTGACTGTCGACGAGATTGCGGACGAGCTGTCCGTGTCCCGCAACCGCGTATACGACCTTGCCGCCGCGGGCCTCATCCCCGTGGTGCGCCTCGGGCGCCTGCTGAGGTTCGACCCCGACCAGATCGCCGAGTGGAAGCGAGACGGCGGCAGCCGCTGGCCGCCAGCCCGGAGCACCAGGTAG